CAAACCTGGCCGGCTCAACTAAACAAGCACGCCCAGCCGCCAGTCCAACAGGCGGGCCTGCTATGCCGTGCTGGCCATTTCTGCCACCTTTTACCGCGCCCGGGCCTCGCAAGTTCGCAACGGACGGCGCAGGGCGCCGTTGACATGCATGCACGCGGGTGTCAACTGCCAAGGCACGGGCGTGGGACGTCCGCCGTCCATGCCCGCCCGTGCGCGCGCCGCACCTGCCACAACTGCCCGTTCCAACACACACTGACACACGTAGCACAGGGTCTCCACACCGGCCACACGGGCCACAGAGTTATAGCTGGCTCAGCTGCATTCCTCGTGATAAACCAACCGAACTCTCCGTCTGATATTTCCTATGGCGCGCGGGTCCTGGACTCCCGCCCGGCGCTATAAAAGGCGACCACCTGGTCCGCTTCGTTGCCCAGCGAGCTCAGACCTTGGATTCGACCAAAGACGGCAGGGCGACGCAGCcgcatcaccaccaccacctacaAAGCTTCCTAACCTGGTCTCGAGGCAGGACGTACATGGAGACGATGGTGGCGAACGGCGGCGGGGagggccgggcggcggcgaggtACGGGGACAGGGAGCAGCAGGGCGCCGGGTGCGGGGGCGCGCGCCGCTTCCAGATGCCGCTGCACTACCCGAGGTACACCAGGGCCAACTACGAGGCCATGCCCGAGTGGCAGCTCGACCGCCTCCTCTCCGACTACGGCCTCCCCGT
The Aegilops tauschii subsp. strangulata cultivar AL8/78 chromosome 3, Aet v6.0, whole genome shotgun sequence genome window above contains:
- the LOC109753521 gene encoding uncharacterized protein, whose amino-acid sequence is METMVANGGGEGRAAARYGDREQQGAGCGGARRFQMPLHYPRYTRANYEAMPEWQLDRLLSDYGLPVHGNVHQKRSFAMGAFLWGAGN